Proteins encoded in a region of the Clostridium butyricum genome:
- a CDS encoding NAD(P)/FAD-dependent oxidoreductase, whose amino-acid sequence MDERYDIAIIGSGPAGLSAALNAKIRKKKFVIFGNDELSGKLVKAQKINNYLGFYGMSGAEIKEQFDSHIKSMDIKITNERINNIYSMGDYFALMANDKTYEALTVILATGVNFGKPFEGEERLLGKGVGYCATCDAPLYKNKVVTIIAYNKKEESEANFVASIASKVYYIPMYNENIELDPKIEVIKGIPIKIEGQNKVEKLILKDREIETEGLFILRESVSPGQLVPGLKVTENHVEVDRFMKTNLNGCFAAGDIVGMPYQYIKAAGEGNIAALSAVSYLDKFNRK is encoded by the coding sequence ATGGATGAAAGATATGATATAGCTATTATTGGAAGTGGTCCGGCAGGTCTTTCAGCAGCGCTGAATGCAAAAATAAGAAAAAAGAAATTTGTTATTTTTGGAAATGATGAATTAAGTGGAAAATTGGTAAAAGCTCAAAAGATAAACAACTATTTAGGGTTTTATGGAATGAGTGGAGCTGAAATAAAAGAACAGTTCGATAGCCATATTAAATCAATGGATATTAAAATTACCAATGAAAGAATAAACAATATATATTCAATGGGTGATTATTTTGCATTAATGGCAAATGATAAGACATATGAAGCATTAACAGTAATTCTTGCAACAGGGGTTAATTTTGGAAAGCCATTTGAAGGAGAAGAAAGACTTCTTGGAAAAGGGGTAGGATACTGTGCAACGTGTGATGCACCTTTATATAAAAATAAAGTAGTAACTATTATTGCATATAATAAAAAGGAAGAAAGTGAAGCAAATTTTGTGGCTTCTATTGCTTCTAAAGTTTATTATATTCCTATGTATAATGAAAATATTGAATTAGATCCTAAGATAGAAGTTATTAAAGGTATACCAATAAAAATAGAAGGGCAAAATAAAGTAGAAAAATTAATCCTTAAAGATAGAGAAATTGAAACAGAAGGTTTATTTATATTAAGAGAGAGTGTATCACCAGGGCAGCTTGTTCCAGGCTTAAAAGTAACAGAAAATCATGTTGAAGTTGATCGGTTTATGAAAACAAATTTAAATGGATGTTTTGCAGCTGGAGATATAGTTGGAATGCCATATCAATATATTAAAGCAGCTGGAGAAGGAAATATTGCAGCACTTTCGGCTGTATCATATTTAGATAAATTTAATAGAAAATAG